A window of the Desulfobacula toluolica Tol2 genome harbors these coding sequences:
- a CDS encoding tetratricopeptide repeat protein has protein sequence MSFVNKLFGSQKTKIEQAYKEGIQFYNNNNFLEAIDKFKWVMSKKSLFLENNLARFYCSQAHRNIGITKFVKAEYTEALYHFNHAIKYNPNHTELSYFIGICLNNTGEFTQAIESFSKLKEIDPDNIPNKLKMAIVFNNLGMWKNAEVIHRNILEKNPHYADVHFYLGLCLLSATKLSEAAASFKKALDLNPNYIKAQLKLSIAQAAMGEYKSAFNNLEQIHSKFPGYADVIYLIAIVKEECNETEQAIHWLLKAIEINSCYKTARIKLITLYCKTGRIKDAEKQLKKIIPYYPNSKRFEILKNIIFKIKQAPQENLSSSIDMLLQKEQLRVQLIDEFHKNIDIMPNFSETIEMFCGSKYSNETAAGISKMILPFISDHIKKHPTYPDIRNSLGTQLLLCKKNEEAEAAFAAAVELNPDYMTARINLLKTLHKNGKNKEALEHGQHVLKKRLRYPDVYYTVARVLFALKQYEEALTYAEKTLEIKTDMKDARLLIDRIHEKMDKKNLS, from the coding sequence ATGAGCTTTGTTAATAAATTATTCGGTTCACAAAAGACAAAGATCGAACAAGCATATAAAGAAGGGATTCAATTTTATAACAATAATAACTTTTTAGAAGCTATTGATAAATTCAAGTGGGTTATGTCAAAAAAATCTCTTTTCCTGGAAAATAATCTTGCCAGATTTTATTGCAGCCAAGCCCATCGGAACATAGGCATCACAAAATTTGTCAAAGCTGAGTATACAGAAGCTCTGTACCATTTCAATCACGCAATTAAATACAACCCCAACCATACAGAACTGAGTTATTTCATCGGCATCTGCCTTAATAATACCGGGGAATTCACACAAGCCATTGAATCTTTCAGCAAACTAAAAGAAATTGACCCTGACAACATCCCCAATAAGCTAAAAATGGCCATTGTTTTCAATAATCTGGGGATGTGGAAAAATGCCGAAGTCATTCACCGGAATATTCTTGAAAAAAATCCACATTATGCAGACGTACACTTCTATCTTGGACTCTGCCTGTTAAGCGCAACAAAACTCTCCGAGGCTGCAGCTTCATTTAAAAAAGCACTGGATCTTAATCCAAATTACATCAAAGCCCAATTGAAACTGAGTATTGCCCAGGCAGCCATGGGAGAATACAAATCGGCATTTAACAACCTGGAACAAATTCATTCAAAATTTCCTGGCTATGCAGATGTCATATATCTTATCGCCATAGTCAAAGAGGAATGCAATGAGACAGAACAAGCCATTCACTGGCTTCTGAAAGCTATTGAAATCAATAGCTGCTATAAAACTGCCCGGATAAAATTGATCACCTTGTATTGTAAAACCGGCAGAATCAAGGATGCGGAAAAACAGCTCAAAAAAATAATTCCTTACTATCCAAACAGCAAGCGCTTTGAAATACTAAAAAACATAATCTTCAAAATCAAGCAGGCCCCGCAAGAGAACTTATCGTCATCTATTGACATGCTTTTACAAAAAGAGCAACTGAGGGTCCAGCTCATTGACGAGTTCCATAAAAATATTGATATTATGCCCAATTTTTCCGAAACAATTGAAATGTTCTGTGGCTCAAAATATTCGAATGAAACAGCAGCCGGGATATCAAAAATGATTCTTCCCTTTATATCCGATCATATCAAAAAACATCCAACATATCCGGATATTCGCAACAGCCTTGGAACACAACTGCTGCTTTGCAAAAAAAACGAAGAAGCTGAGGCAGCCTTTGCCGCTGCAGTCGAACTAAACCCTGATTATATGACCGCCCGTATCAATCTGCTAAAAACCCTCCATAAAAACGGAAAAAACAAAGAAGCCCTTGAACATGGACAGCATGTCCTGAAAAAAAGGCTCAGATATCCTGATGTATATTATACTGTTGCCAGGGTATTATTTGCTCTAAAGCAATATGAAGAGGCATTAACTTATGCAGAAAAAACCCTTGAGATAAAAACCGACATGAAAGATGCACGCCTGCTGATTGACCGCATACATGAAAAAATGGATAAAAAAAATCTCAGTTAA
- a CDS encoding RrF2 family transcriptional regulator, whose product MRLTTKSRYGTRLILDIAVHGKEKPVPLSDVSSRQNISLKYLEQLTVKLKKAGILKSHRGPFGGHMLSKSPADITIGDIVRILEESTAITDCAEEEKQVCGVCNRAGECLSRWIWVEASRAMFDRLDKITISGLLAIENKEFKKK is encoded by the coding sequence ATGCGACTGACAACCAAAAGCAGATACGGAACAAGGCTTATCCTTGATATCGCAGTTCACGGCAAGGAGAAGCCCGTTCCTTTGAGCGATGTTTCCAGTCGACAGAATATTTCATTGAAATATCTGGAGCAGCTTACGGTAAAGTTAAAGAAAGCAGGCATTTTAAAAAGTCATAGAGGTCCTTTTGGCGGGCATATGCTTTCAAAATCCCCGGCAGACATAACCATTGGGGATATTGTAAGAATTCTGGAGGAATCCACGGCCATTACAGATTGCGCAGAAGAGGAAAAACAGGTATGCGGTGTTTGTAACAGAGCTGGTGAATGTCTTTCCAGGTGGATTTGGGTTGAGGCAAGCAGGGCAATGTTTGACAGGCTTGATAAAATAACCATTTCAGGTCTTCTGGCTATCGAGAACAAAGAGTTTAAAAAAAAATAA
- a CDS encoding hybrid sensor histidine kinase/response regulator produces MAKQILIIDRDAGHAGALKIYTERLQYEVTIATSFEQVGIKLDNNIFDIILADPFSFDKLVPCLESIKKTQPIVQILIFAAKDKLDDAMDIFGAKATNYLDLPVNSKALDLALITACKNISTDKKIIRYSERLGDLRHAQELLNQLFDEVPCYISVQDRNLRITAANNRFKHHFGSQVGGFCYELYKHRTSQCPDCPVVETFQDGKCHHTEEIVTSKFGKQYNVLTQTAPIRNEQGEITQVMEMSTNITQIRQLQNHLISLGLMLGSMSHGVKGMLTALDGGLYQLETGLVQKDDDRISKAFGLIQQMSDKIKKMVLEILYYAKSRELQYEDMDVALLAGNVINTIRPLAENYAVKLDVCIPESLGKIEVDAAWMEAALVNFLENAVDACVFDRDKKEHCIQFHVGKTSDEFIVFTISDNGIGMDTETKNKMFTLFFTSKGSQGTGLGLFIANRVIKYHGGTVEVESEQGRGTKFIILLPLQKPDNAKIVEFPRTTR; encoded by the coding sequence ATGGCAAAACAGATATTAATTATTGACAGGGATGCCGGACACGCAGGTGCTTTGAAAATTTATACAGAGCGCCTGCAGTACGAGGTTACCATTGCAACCAGCTTTGAGCAGGTGGGCATTAAGCTTGATAACAATATCTTTGATATTATTCTTGCAGATCCGTTCAGCTTTGACAAACTGGTGCCATGCCTTGAATCCATAAAAAAAACACAACCAATAGTCCAGATTTTGATTTTTGCCGCAAAGGATAAACTGGATGATGCCATGGATATTTTTGGGGCCAAGGCCACCAATTATCTTGACTTGCCGGTTAACAGCAAAGCTCTTGATCTGGCACTCATTACCGCCTGTAAAAATATTTCAACGGATAAGAAGATTATCCGGTATTCCGAGAGGCTTGGTGATCTTCGCCACGCACAAGAGCTTCTAAATCAGTTGTTTGATGAAGTTCCCTGCTATATTTCCGTTCAGGATCGAAACCTTCGGATAACGGCTGCCAACAACAGGTTTAAACATCATTTCGGCAGTCAGGTGGGCGGATTTTGTTATGAACTTTATAAGCACAGAACCTCGCAATGTCCGGATTGTCCAGTGGTGGAAACTTTCCAGGATGGCAAATGCCATCATACCGAAGAGATTGTTACTTCAAAATTCGGCAAGCAATATAATGTGTTGACCCAGACTGCACCCATCAGGAATGAACAAGGCGAGATCACCCAGGTGATGGAAATGTCCACCAATATCACCCAGATCCGTCAACTTCAAAACCATCTTATTTCTCTGGGGCTGATGCTGGGTTCCATGTCCCACGGGGTAAAAGGCATGCTCACTGCATTGGATGGCGGTCTTTACCAGCTTGAAACAGGCCTTGTCCAGAAAGATGACGACAGAATTTCCAAAGCTTTTGGGCTTATCCAGCAGATGTCGGATAAAATCAAGAAAATGGTGCTGGAAATTTTATATTATGCCAAATCCAGGGAACTTCAATATGAAGATATGGATGTTGCACTTCTTGCCGGTAATGTAATTAACACAATTCGTCCGCTGGCTGAAAATTATGCCGTCAAGTTAGATGTTTGTATCCCGGAATCTCTTGGAAAAATTGAGGTTGATGCTGCCTGGATGGAGGCGGCCCTTGTTAATTTTCTTGAAAATGCAGTGGATGCCTGTGTCTTTGACAGGGATAAAAAAGAGCATTGCATACAATTTCATGTCGGTAAAACATCTGATGAGTTTATAGTTTTTACTATTTCAGATAATGGGATCGGCATGGATACGGAAACAAAAAATAAGATGTTTACCCTGTTTTTTACGTCCAAAGGGTCTCAGGGGACAGGGCTGGGGTTGTTTATTGCCAACCGGGTCATTAAATACCATGGCGGGACGGTTGAGGTTGAATCTGAACAGGGCAGGGGCACAAAATTTATTATTCTTCTTCCCCTTCAAAAGCCGGATAATGCAAAAATAGTTGAATTTCCCAGGACAACCCGTTAG
- the divK gene encoding DVU0259 family response regulator domain-containing protein gives MKKKILVIDDDLNVRDYLVSLFTDNGYEVSVAGDVKEGYAQAKKVKPDLITLDIEMPGEWGPRFYRQLAQDSELKNIPVIVISGLSGHQYAVVKAVASISKPFDRDKLLKIVKETLN, from the coding sequence ATGAAAAAGAAAATTCTGGTGATTGACGACGATTTGAATGTTAGAGATTATCTGGTTTCCCTGTTTACAGACAATGGATATGAGGTAAGTGTCGCAGGCGATGTAAAAGAAGGGTATGCCCAGGCCAAGAAGGTCAAACCGGACCTGATTACATTGGATATTGAAATGCCGGGAGAATGGGGTCCTAGATTTTACCGCCAGCTTGCACAGGATTCTGAATTGAAAAATATTCCGGTGATTGTTATCAGCGGGCTTTCCGGGCACCAGTATGCGGTTGTCAAGGCCGTGGCGTCCATTTCAAAACCCTTTGACCGGGATAAATTGTTGAAAATTGTCAAAGAAACTCTTAATTGA
- a CDS encoding universal stress protein has protein sequence MFKKILFATSASAASDHAARVAFNIAKSYQSDLNIFHVLGVPSRGYSQFVVDVKTKERVDVDEDYIAWVNEEIKTYYGKYLDENLNYTIDVAVGWPAREILRQAKTLKPDLILIGGSTGDEDETVYKKSSVGTTLQKVAKAANCPVLVVNRPAASFWGGVSNIVFGTDFSKTSDKAFEFALKVAKTLDCELHVFHALDISPLNSGRMLSQDEIEQQIRESIRKIRALYGERLKELSNYSMDVWEGIPYMEIVKYARDKHADLLIMAHHSRKLPSEDIRLGGNVEQVIVRAGCPVISVNK, from the coding sequence ATGTTTAAAAAGATTTTATTTGCAACATCTGCAAGCGCGGCAAGCGATCATGCGGCAAGGGTGGCCTTTAACATTGCCAAAAGTTATCAGTCCGACTTGAATATTTTTCATGTTCTGGGAGTTCCCTCAAGGGGATACAGCCAGTTTGTCGTGGATGTGAAAACCAAAGAAAGAGTGGATGTTGATGAAGATTATATTGCCTGGGTAAATGAAGAGATTAAAACCTATTATGGCAAATACCTGGATGAAAACCTGAATTATACCATTGATGTTGCTGTGGGATGGCCTGCCAGGGAGATATTGAGACAGGCAAAAACCTTGAAGCCGGACTTGATCCTGATTGGAGGCAGTACCGGTGATGAAGATGAAACGGTTTATAAAAAGAGTTCAGTCGGCACAACCCTGCAGAAAGTTGCCAAAGCAGCCAATTGTCCTGTTCTTGTTGTTAACAGGCCTGCGGCTTCTTTTTGGGGCGGAGTGTCAAATATTGTTTTTGGTACGGATTTTTCAAAAACTTCAGACAAGGCATTTGAATTTGCTCTGAAGGTTGCCAAAACCCTTGATTGTGAACTCCATGTGTTCCATGCACTTGATATTTCCCCTTTGAACAGCGGCAGAATGTTGAGTCAGGATGAGATAGAGCAGCAGATAAGGGAATCCATAAGAAAGATCAGGGCATTGTATGGAGAGCGTTTAAAAGAGTTGAGCAATTATTCCATGGATGTATGGGAAGGCATTCCTTATATGGAGATTGTTAAATATGCCAGGGATAAACATGCGGATTTGCTCATTATGGCGCATCATTCAAGGAAATTACCCTCAGAGGATATACGGCTTGGGGGGAATGTCGAACAGGTTATCGTCAGGGCCGGATGTCCGGTCATAAGTGTAAATAAATAA
- the hmcF gene encoding sulfate respiration complex iron-sulfur protein HmcF gives MPEGKFCNKKPVETPEGVNELLSDTSGNIYYKEMKELDVDSDLLWKTIQNTCKSRTKTWLEICAHCGMCAESCFLYQVNGRDPKQVPAYKIQSTLGEIIRKKGKVSNQFMRDTMEVAWAKCTCCNRCGTYCPHGIDTGIMFGYLRGLLYQQGFVPWELKIGAGMHRAYRAQMDVTDEDFVDTFEWMVEEYEDDYPGLTVPVDKENADIMYTVNAREVKHYPEDLAEAAVLFHMAGENWTVPSKGWEETSLAMFAGDWAACKMQVESVYDAMERLKPKRMVGTECGHAHRATVIEGPYWAGRENGLPPAESIHYVEWLAEALNTGKLKIDPSKRIKELVTLQDSCNYIRNQGLKKATRDIVSHIVEPGYFVEMSPNKEHNYCCGGGGGFNGIGLFRKQRNVALRKKRDQILATGAKLVLAPCHNCWDAIRDLEEEYEIGIRWSFLKPIIIKMLDIPDHLKPEE, from the coding sequence ATGCCTGAAGGAAAATTTTGCAATAAAAAACCCGTTGAAACGCCGGAAGGTGTTAATGAGTTATTGTCAGATACCAGTGGGAATATATATTATAAGGAAATGAAGGAACTGGATGTAGACAGTGACCTTTTGTGGAAAACCATACAAAATACCTGTAAGTCACGCACAAAAACCTGGCTTGAGATCTGTGCCCATTGCGGAATGTGTGCTGAATCGTGTTTTCTTTATCAAGTCAATGGCAGGGACCCCAAGCAGGTTCCAGCCTATAAAATTCAGTCAACCCTTGGCGAAATTATACGCAAAAAGGGAAAAGTCAGTAACCAGTTTATGCGGGATACCATGGAGGTTGCATGGGCAAAATGCACCTGTTGCAACCGGTGCGGTACATATTGTCCCCATGGAATTGATACCGGTATCATGTTCGGATATCTTCGGGGTTTGTTGTACCAGCAGGGTTTTGTGCCCTGGGAATTGAAAATCGGTGCTGGAATGCACAGGGCCTATCGCGCTCAAATGGATGTCACGGATGAAGATTTTGTGGATACCTTTGAATGGATGGTTGAAGAGTATGAAGATGACTATCCAGGGCTTACAGTGCCGGTGGACAAAGAAAACGCCGACATCATGTATACGGTCAATGCAAGGGAAGTAAAACATTACCCTGAAGACCTTGCCGAAGCAGCCGTTTTGTTCCATATGGCAGGCGAGAACTGGACTGTTCCGTCCAAAGGCTGGGAAGAGACGAGTCTTGCCATGTTTGCAGGAGACTGGGCAGCCTGCAAAATGCAGGTGGAAAGCGTGTATGACGCCATGGAAAGATTAAAGCCCAAACGAATGGTGGGAACCGAATGCGGCCATGCCCACAGGGCAACCGTTATTGAAGGGCCTTACTGGGCAGGACGCGAGAACGGTTTGCCGCCTGCCGAGTCAATTCATTATGTGGAATGGCTGGCTGAAGCCCTTAATACGGGAAAACTCAAAATTGATCCTTCCAAACGGATCAAAGAGCTTGTAACCCTCCAGGATTCCTGTAATTACATCAGAAATCAAGGCTTGAAAAAAGCGACCCGCGATATTGTCAGTCATATTGTTGAACCGGGGTATTTTGTCGAAATGTCACCCAACAAAGAGCATAATTATTGTTGCGGCGGCGGCGGCGGGTTTAATGGTATCGGCCTGTTCAGAAAACAGCGAAATGTCGCTTTGAGAAAAAAACGGGACCAGATTTTGGCCACCGGGGCAAAACTGGTTCTGGCACCGTGCCACAACTGCTGGGATGCCATAAGGGATCTTGAAGAAGAGTATGAGATCGGCATCCGGTGGTCCTTTTTAAAACCGATTATCATTAAAATGCTGGACATTCCGGATCATTTGAAACCTGAGGAATAG
- the hmcE gene encoding sulfate respiration complex protein HmcE, with amino-acid sequence MHDLLTGVCFWIALGVCLIGMLARFIMYFRGLSWQLDRVAYKAHLGAGFKGAWRSIYKWLIPFGTYGWRTQPFITLAFFGFHIGAVLLPLFLLGHNLFLKEKLGFSFFTLNTSVADVLTWVAVVSAVFLVLRRLVLPEVRIMTTLYDYFILLISLAPFVTGLFARYQVGDYSFWLNMHIFCGELLLIAIPFTKLSHVFLFFASRAQLGMDFGIKRGGMKGTKMAW; translated from the coding sequence ATGCATGATCTTTTAACAGGCGTATGCTTCTGGATCGCTCTGGGAGTCTGTTTGATTGGAATGCTTGCAAGATTTATCATGTATTTCAGGGGATTGAGCTGGCAGTTGGACAGGGTGGCGTACAAAGCTCATCTTGGGGCAGGCTTTAAAGGGGCCTGGCGGTCTATTTACAAATGGCTGATTCCTTTTGGAACTTATGGCTGGCGGACTCAACCGTTTATAACTCTGGCCTTTTTCGGATTCCATATAGGTGCTGTTCTGCTTCCGCTTTTTTTGCTGGGCCACAACCTTTTTCTTAAAGAAAAACTGGGATTTTCATTTTTCACCTTAAATACAAGTGTCGCAGATGTTTTAACCTGGGTTGCGGTTGTCAGTGCAGTGTTTCTTGTATTAAGACGACTGGTTTTACCCGAAGTCAGGATAATGACCACGCTATATGACTATTTTATTTTATTGATATCCCTGGCTCCCTTTGTAACAGGCCTTTTTGCCAGATACCAGGTAGGGGATTATTCATTTTGGCTGAATATGCATATATTTTGTGGAGAACTCCTTTTGATTGCCATACCCTTTACCAAGCTGTCCCATGTGTTCTTGTTTTTCGCATCCCGTGCCCAGCTTGGAATGGATTTTGGAATTAAGAGGGGTGGAATGAAAGGAACAAAAATGGCTTGGTAA
- the hmcD gene encoding sulfate respiration complex protein HmcD, protein MENTIFTLQDFMTFTKGMTYLIMGGILVFMPLFWKFLTDREDD, encoded by the coding sequence TTGGAAAACACTATTTTTACACTTCAGGATTTTATGACGTTTACCAAAGGAATGACCTATCTCATCATGGGTGGAATCCTTGTTTTTATGCCGCTTTTCTGGAAATTTCTCACGGACAGAGAAGATGATTAG
- the hmcC gene encoding sulfate respiration complex protein HmcC, which yields MDSDNRIPENKKFTVFNVVTGIILAVGLVLTILRFTMGLGTVTNLDNNNPWGIWIGFDLLCGVALAAGGYVTSAACYIFGLKRFHSAVRPAILTAFLGYALVVLALHYDVGRPWRLPYPVFYSQGTSSLLFEVGLCVFLYLTVLFIEYSPAAMEWLGLKKLRNTVVKLTLLLTIFGVVLSTLHQSSLGALFMIAPSKLHPLWYSSYLPVYFFISSMFAGMSMVIFEGSLAHRHLKDKMDETHLKESTGVVLGFGKAASFVMMGYVGIKIIGISIDNNWHYLTTGWGLWFIVELVGFVVFPAILYAVGSREKNLTFIRVASVWTVLGIVLNRLNISVVAFNWHLPSAQRYFPSFMEIATSVFIVTLGIVIYRFIATRMPILHEHPDYKTH from the coding sequence ATGGATTCGGATAACAGGATTCCTGAAAATAAAAAATTTACTGTGTTTAATGTGGTAACCGGTATAATCCTTGCCGTGGGGCTTGTGTTAACAATCTTGCGGTTTACCATGGGACTGGGTACGGTTACCAACCTTGACAACAACAATCCATGGGGAATATGGATCGGCTTTGATCTGCTGTGCGGGGTTGCCCTGGCAGCAGGCGGGTATGTTACATCCGCGGCCTGCTATATTTTTGGGTTGAAGCGGTTTCATTCTGCGGTCAGGCCTGCAATCTTAACGGCCTTTTTAGGGTATGCGCTGGTTGTTCTGGCCCTTCACTATGATGTGGGCCGTCCCTGGCGTCTGCCATATCCGGTGTTTTATTCCCAGGGAACTTCGTCTCTTTTGTTTGAAGTGGGTCTTTGCGTGTTCCTTTATCTGACCGTATTGTTCATTGAATACAGTCCTGCAGCCATGGAATGGCTTGGTTTGAAGAAACTGCGGAATACTGTCGTAAAATTAACCTTGCTGCTTACGATTTTTGGCGTGGTTCTTTCCACTCTACATCAGTCATCCCTTGGTGCCTTGTTTATGATTGCACCGTCAAAGCTTCATCCTTTATGGTATTCCTCGTACCTGCCGGTATATTTTTTCATATCCAGCATGTTTGCAGGCATGTCCATGGTTATTTTTGAGGGCAGTCTGGCCCATCGCCACCTCAAAGATAAGATGGATGAAACCCATTTAAAGGAAAGCACAGGGGTTGTTCTGGGATTTGGCAAAGCAGCTTCGTTTGTCATGATGGGATATGTCGGTATCAAGATCATCGGTATTTCCATTGACAATAACTGGCACTATCTTACCACGGGCTGGGGACTATGGTTTATTGTGGAGCTTGTCGGGTTCGTTGTTTTTCCTGCCATTTTGTATGCTGTTGGGTCAAGGGAAAAGAATCTTACCTTTATCCGGGTGGCATCTGTCTGGACGGTTCTGGGAATCGTACTGAACCGGCTCAATATTTCCGTTGTGGCATTTAACTGGCACCTGCCTTCCGCCCAACGCTATTTTCCCAGCTTTATGGAAATCGCAACTTCTGTTTTTATTGTAACCCTTGGAATAGTGATCTACCGGTTTATTGCAACCCGGATGCCCATTCTTCATGAGCACCCGGATTACAAGACCCATTAG